ttcttgCGAAATAAAAGCTAATATATAAAACTTGAAAACACCATCAAAATGATAATGTCCGAAAAAACACATACAACAAAGTCGACGAACCCAAGGTAAATGTCAATGAAAAAACTAAGCTTCCAAAATCCAAGTTAAAGCAAAACTAAGGCCAGCGTAAACCTAACACATCAAGCTTAACCAAACTAAGGGTCGACATAAACATTAGCAAGATAAACGAAATTGTTATTTTGTTTGCTTttcaaaataaaaagaaaataaggATGAACAAAATTGTTGAAATACTAGTGAGACATGAATGCTATAGGCCACGACGGTCATTAAAGAAAAAATCAACTAAAATTAAAATATGCTAATTTTTCGTGATCTCCTGTCATGGATGGAACATAAACAAAATATAAGCCAGGTAGATTAATGTAAATTTATCCAGAACAAATTGACTAAATCAAAGTCCTTACAAAATCCCATGTGGGTCACCCAtgtttaattattttataaaccatccaATTATTCTTCTCTTCTTGTAAGTTTAAGTtttaatattaaaatatttatattaattaattaacatgtatacacaatCCTTTACCTCTTCTCCAAGTAGTCAAACACTCAAACCACCATTTCAGAACCTTCTTTATATGCTCTTCATTTTTCACATAAACTTCACCCTATATATTTCAAAAACCTCTTTCATTGGTTTGTCATTATCAGTTACATTGAACCTTAGTCATAAACTTTTAGATACAAGAACCTAAAACCATACCATTTACATATATATGGCTTTCATGTGTGGATCTTTTGCCAACCAAGAAGATGATTTTGTAGCTAGTTGGTCAATTCCACCAACTCCTAAAAAGAAATTAACAAAAAGAAGGCATAGTTTTTGTAGTAGAAGCAAAAAAGACCACAATAATCCTTATTCGAATCGTGGTCTTGATAAATTTGAAGCTCTTTTGGCTGATCTTGATGGGAAAAGACAAAAGATTTATACACAAAAAGGGTCGGAAGATATCTCGTTGATTCGATTTGTGTACTCAAATTCTAATGATGTGAAACCAATTGTTGTCAAGATCAAAGATCATAGAAAACAAGAAAAAGACATTGATAATCAACATCAACATATACTTGACAACACAAAAACAAGTTTACAATCTCCTAAACATGAGGTGTCAGATGAAAAGGTGGTGCAACCAACAAAAGTACCATTCTTTGATAATTACAAAAGGTTGATTAGTGTTGGTCAATTGAGAAAAAAGCTTGGTGAATGGTGGAAGCCTTGGTATAGTTTACCTTTTTTCTTGATCTTGATTTTAGTCTTTTTGGTGTTTTTCGAAAGGTCTTTCGCGATATTATGTACTTCTTTAGGGTGGTATATGGTGCCTTCAATTAATCGGACATCTGAAAATCTGAAGAGACGGCCAAAGAAAATGGTGAAGAAAGTTTTTGATCGAGTTTGAAGAATATTAACTAATGTTTCTATAAATTTTTGGTTGTCGAATTAAACTTTGAAGTTTTGGATGGTTGATGATCCAAGTAcatatctaatttttttttttttttttcgttacaTACTTGAATGTCGGGCTAAGTAGTTGGCATTTCAAGGTCGTTTGGACAAGTTTTCCAGTAAATGTGGATTTATACGGAATTTATGTTTTAGTAATCTACTTCGTTTTTGtataaatctattattaattattaactggtTATTATGCCTTTGACGATCATAAATTATAGTGTTGTAGATTTGGTTAACTATGATAAGATTATTTATTTTGAGTTAACTGATAAAtttagggttaaagccaaaaatagactacaaacttacacaaatgtactgatgtcgcccacaaacttattttcgtcctactgtcgcctacaaactttcaaaaagtgtaccaatgtaaacaaaaactttcaaaaagtgtaccaatgtaaacaaaaatgacttgttaCCGGCTAAACATGTCAAAATtgacacgtgtcgttcgtggattggatcttaactctaaaaaaaataaaaaaaatagcaggTCAAAATTGGTATGTAACATGTCAAAATgccaaaatgttgatattagcacattttttgaaagtttgtaggccacagtaggacggaaatgagtttgtgagcgatatcggtacatttgtgtaagtttgtagcctatttttggctttaatccATAAATTTATCTAAGTTCCACGAGTTTTCTGCCTAGCGTATCAATTGCAATGGGTTTGGCACCTGTAAATTTATACACATGTACAGTGAGTTTTAATCTTGAGGCTCCCTTTGGTCCTCCTTGTTGTAATTCTcaagtttattttaataaaatgtctttgcttttcaaaaaagaaaaaaaagaaaaaaaatctaatgATGGCATATGAAATTAACAAAATTGTTATTCAAGGTGATAATTAACAAGTTACAAATATAGAAATATAGAATGCATGTCATAAATTCGATAGATATAAACGATATCTACATGTTTGTACATATTCGTGGCCAGCTACTTGCCGTAATCTACTTGCCGTAATGTGCATAAGGTTTCAGTTAGTAACCATAACCTAACCATCAAcattataataaaaaaatttagCGGCAAACACTCTCATATCACGAATAATCCACTTTAGAACTCAGACTCACAACCACAAAGTTGTTGAGTTATTTTGATACCGTCAGGCCAAAAACCACCAAAAACCACCAAAAACCATTTGGTATCAAATGATTATATATAACAGAAAAATGTAGACAATATTTATAAAATGCATGTTTCGTACTCTTTCATATTGACTCGTTGTTTGACCCACCCAATCCGATACCAATCCGCTAATTTCCCACATTATCAATTAACACCAATAGATGTAGAAACTAGAATTGCATGATTGATCTATATATTTACATTAGCTAAATTTAATGTATCATTGGTTCTGTTTAAGAAACAAAGACCAATAAAGCCACTAGAAATTCTGCATTGTTCAGCATAAAAAGATTTTACCAGAAAGCGTAACATACAAAACCCAATATTCTACATCAGTTCTCAAATCTCAAATAATTTATAAAAAGATGTATGAGAGTTCATACATAAGCGTACGAAGGCATCGAGCAGTCATCAAGCATGAAGGGAAGTACAGTTGCACTTTAAGCCTGCGAATTACATGAACACCCGAGCATTTTAGAGATACACCAAAGTGGGACAAGATTAAAGCTCATAACAGCAATAATCACGTACCATATGAAGGTTCAAAAACAGTCATTAAACTCCTTTATAAAATTAAACTTATGATCACCCTTCATTCCATATAATCCTCATTCCTGTATTTCAAACAGAACATTAATAGGTATATTTCTagaaacatgaataattaaaaaccCAAATTTGATGTTACACTTTATATGAGTGAGATGATATTATTTAGCTTCAAACCTTGAATCTCTTTGAGCGGCTGTTGTTTTCAGAATAACGAGGTACGTGCGATTGATATCTAACAGTTTCACTTCTATAATTGCCATCATAGGATTTTGATATTGATCTACTATTTGCTTCATTTTGACTTCTAGCATTTCTAAAAAAGTCGTCCTTGTCCCAGGTTACTTCATAATCAGCCATTAAACGTGATCCTTGCTGAAGACAAAATTATTAGAACAATGACTCgacattcatattaattataacGTACATCATGCATTTCGTTTCAGTTGTATAGCAAACATGGCTTTTACAAACTAATAGGCACATAATAGCCATTAATTTATCAAGTTAGAAAAATACTAGTAACAAGTGAAAATCAATGTCTACCTTTTGCAGTGACCTCCCACATAACACCTTGAAGGCCTTAGAAAACTCCTTATGATCCTCAAACCGAACCACAATCTTACACTGAAGACCGGGAACTatgtcttcattatcttcatctttGCCAAAACCATCATCTTCAGCAACGTCAAGATTCCTGTTAAGATATTTTGTCATAATAGATTGCAAAAGCTAGAAATGTTTTGTTAAGTTTTCTTAGGGATCTGAAAAGTATCACCGCATGCATGAATGTAAATGGGTCTATGTTAATTCATATTAAACAAGGCCGAACTGATTTTTGATGTGATATCAAGAGGTACGCAACCTTTCGTAACTGGACAGTTTTTCATATCCCACCATATAGATATCTTGGCATTTTTGAATTCTTCTTCGAGCATCAGGAACACTAGATTTAGATACAAAGTCGTCGAATTCTTTAACAATACGAAACCCAAAAATTAGGGTAAATTGCACATGGTGCCTTGAAAACACATATAAACCTTCTATATGGATGGATATTTTTTAACATAAAAATATCCATACCCAGCCTTCTGTTTGTGTGCGTTTTTGAAGGTGTTGTGTGTCAATTTGCCCAAAATTTAGGGTTTCGTCTTGTTGAAAAATCCATCGACTATGTGTCTAAATCTAGGGGTCTTGATGACCGAAAAAGagttcaagaatgcctagatatctATATGATGGGATACGGAAAATTTTCCCGTTGCAAAAGGTTATGTACCTCTTAATATCGTATCAAATATCAGTTCGACCTTGGTTAATATGAATTATCATTGATCCATTTCCATTCATGCATACAGTGATGCTTCTCAAGATCCCTAATAGAACTCAACAAAACCTTTCTAGTAATGAAATCACTATAAATCACGTGCCTCCGAGACGCATAGCCGAAATTTCCCATAAAATAAGGACATTATGCATTAACAAATAAAACCAACATGGCGGCCAAAGTAAAGTATCAACACATAGTTAAGATCGGTAAATATCATTAACCCTGAGTAAGTAATAATTAGCACACTTAAAGACATCCGCGATTATGTCAAATAAATGGAAAGGAAGGGTGATGATATCAATCAGAATCAACGAGTATAATTCTTGTAAATACACAACAATTTCTATTTCTATTACAAGTATTTTAAGTACTACTCAAGTAAGTCAAGTCCCATGAAAGCCCCATCTCATATTTCCGCAATAATCGTGTCTATCGTATGCGGATCGTACAGGCTTAAATAAAAATTTCAGATAAACATATACAAAGTATATGAGAAGCCAGCTACAAAGAGTCAAAGACACACCTGATCTTTCCTAATGTAGAAAAAATAGTATGAGTAACCAACATTGAGGGCTTAGATGAAACTCTAGTCTCGGCAAACCAACGCGACGGAAGACCTCTCAGCACAATTGTGTCAGGTTCCCTTTTTCTACCCCTCGAATATCCTGTTCATTGTTTAATACCAAACATGAATCTCCAAAAGTGTAATTAGTTTCAGGACATAACGTTTAAGAGTTACCTTACATATATTAAACGTTTCCATAAAGCAAAGAACTTTATATAGAATCTGCATATACACGACTTAAAAAGGACTCACAAATAGACCCAAAAAAAAAACACCCAAAATGAGGAACCGCAGAAACTAGCAGGTGCCCAAACACCTTACATGTATTAAACGTAAATAAGATACTAAAACAATAAGTAAGTCTACAATCACACTAATGGTCCTATTAATTACAATTACAACGTAAACGCAAATGATAGATATATGTTTCTGAACGAGTAGATCACACAGACTCAAAAAACAGAACCTCGAGTCATAAGTGCTGTTAAGAGTGGGATGGAATAAATTGACATATGTTTAATGTAATCAAGATACTAGACAAACAAGCACTTCTACAACAAagctatatttaatttaatattatacaAAGAAAATGCAAACGATAACTATATCGATTTAAACGAGTCACGCAGATTGAAAACACAGAACCACAAGTCATGATTGCGGGATAGAATAAATTGTGTTGGTCTACAATCAGAACTTTAACAACTACGTAGGGGCTGACTGATAAAGGACTTAGTATACTGGGAGATGCATACTAAGTGCTAAAATTCATTTGCTTGCAATAAAAATCACTTAATCAACTCGGTAATTAGTTTTCATTTCCTATATTCAAGTGCCTAACTTTAAGAACACCCCCTAACCTATCGGTCATGGGTTCAAGTCTATTCCTATGCATTAGTTGTACAGGTTCATCAGTTGAGTAGCATTTTAGTATTCTGACCAATTTCTAAAATCTCCAACCATTGAAACACATAAACAAGTACAGTGTACACATCGCGTATTTGACATTTTGAAACCCATAAAAACATTCCAAACTTTTTACTGAAACCCAGATTTTCATTCCAAATAAGCAGATAACCATTTCCATCCAAACACTAACCTTCTTATCGGCATCTAATGAAAGCATAGGTATTTAAAATCATTCCAAAAAAAACAAATGGTATATTCGGTTAAGCCTAGTTTAACTGCTTATTAGTTTATTGAAATATTTAATACAGATAAGTTGTTAAATAATGTTTGATTAAGCAAAATTTCACAGCCTTTTCAGCTTAGTGAAATTTTTCAAAGCTGATTagctcaaattttttttttttcactaaTAGGCTTAAGATCACAACTTATATTAGCTATTAGTTCAAGTTGGCAATCACTTAAACCTAACCTAGATTATACAAAAttagaaaaatattaaataaaatacaaaCCTCTGTCTGCACCAAAAGCTTCAATTTCTTCCCATTCTTTCCTAATTTCATCAAATTCATCCGATTTCGGAACATCAACACTCAATTTAAACCTAACTCCAGCAAGACTCAACTCAATTCCATCCAATTTCGCAACAACATTCTTCTTCCATTCATTAACCTTCTTTTCCTGTTCATCACCATTATATTTCGATAAAAACCCTAACTCACGAATAAACAGCGTACCGCGAGCAACAGGATCCTCACGTTTACGTTTTTTCAAGTCTTTGAATTTACGAACATGGAGATCGTGTTCGGGAACGGTGACGGAGAATGTGGATTTGAGGAAGTTGATTATGGAGGTTTTGAGTTGCCATTCATCGAGCGGTTTAACGGAAGTGTCGGACCGGTAGATGGTGAGGTTGAGTTTGAACCGGGGAGTTAGAGATAAACCGGTTTCTAAATCTAGGGTTTCGGTTGGGAGAAGGGAGGTTAAGGACTGATTATTGTTGCTCATTGTTGTGTATTTTCGAGATACAAGTGACCTTGTTCGGAAAAATTAGGTATATGGAATGAATATTTTTATATTCGAAAAACTTTAATACAAATAAACGGGCCTTACATGGATTGAaacaataaataataatcataGTTAACATCCGCAACAAACACGAAAACATGACAAACAAAATTAAACGATATAGCTACCAACAGGGTGGAACTAAAGATACAAGGCAGCAAACAAAACGAATAACCAAGGATATATCCAAAGTTGCTCGAAGAGCCGGTAGAACCAAACCATTCCGACAACCATCAAACGTTGAGAAAATGCCTACATTCGCCGAGAATCAGATATGATATGCTCACAGTCACAAATGTTGAGTTTTTATTTGGGTTTTCAAATATGAGGGAAGTATTAACTCAAGACCAGAGCCCAACAATTAGGCACATTCAAGGTTAACTTGGCCTTGTATCATTAGGGCATTTATATACCTCAAGTATGTAGCCATTGTACATAATAAGAGAGTGGAGAGATTAAGAAAAAGAGAGAAACCCCAAATTCCCGTCTACACTTACAGCATCTCGGAAAAgtgacgatccccggagatccgaccgttaaaTATTCACCATTTTTGGACAGCGTGTTCCTGACATCTgggccaaggttttcaaccgttgaattcgtctaaaaagGTCTGTAGCTCGATTTACAGTAGGTTGAACAGCAGCAGTTTTTGGGTGAGAAAATTTCTCTTTTGTCTTTAggttgtttcatatacttgttgattgtaatagttcaagagtatgatgattttGTAtatctctagttgatctagagaagaccTATTATATTACTCTCTTGTtggtgatagtggaatttaagtggcctaCGGGTCCCGtgatttttactctcgattttgagtgGTTTTTCACGTAAAAAGCTTGTGTCTTTGTGTTTGCTCAATTATCCTTTAATTTGTTGATTTGGGGCTGATTTGAATTGTATTTAGTATAATTTATTTATTAGCATCCTCACGGTTTCATACGAGTCGGAAAATATTTGTCAAACGactgtttgtttccgctttgtagattttCCGTTGTGatttattttcccatcaaattggtatcaagagctaggttatttgatttgacttgtgtgaaagatagaagctaatacaagtaaaatgattagtttaaatggttcaaattatcatgtttggaaaggtaatatggaggatcttctttatgtgaaagattattgtTTACCTGTTTTTACTGAGAGTATGCCTGAGGGTAAATCTgaagctcaatggaaaattttgcatagacaggtatgtgggtatattcggcagtgggttgatgataatgttgtgaaccATATCAGCGGGGAGaatgatgctaaagccttatggaaaaagcttcaGCAGTTAaatgaacgaaagactgggaatagcaagttgttcttaattaagcagatgatggctttgaagtatcatgaattcatgatgggactcctattacagatcacttAAATGCAtttcagggtattataaatcagcttgcatgaatgggtatcaagtttgaggatgaggttcaaggcctttggttacttggtacataatcggactcttgggagacttttaggacatcatTGTCAAACTCTGCACctaatggtactatcaccatgaaattggctaagggtagtctgttgaatgaagagatgagaagaaagtcacaaggttcctcttcacagtcagatatcttggtcacagaaatgcgggggagaagtcatagtagatgtcatggtaaaagaggcaatcatcgtagcagctcaagcaaaggtaaatttgctaatgttgagtgttataattgtcatgaaaaggagCACACAGAGTATTATTGTCCAAAGTTGAAGCACGAGAGGAAAAATGCAAATtataagaataaacaaaagaaaagtgatggtggtgatgataagGTTGAAATTAATACTATCacggatgagttctttgtttgtattgattatgatatgatcaatcttactcatgatcacacgagttggattgttgatagtggtgctacatgtcatgttgcaacatGTAGATACCACtactcatcttacactccaggtgactatggatttgctaggatgggtaatgcctgGTTATCAAaaatcgttggtattggagatgtttgtttgaaatttgacacggggaTGGAGttggttttgcataatgtaaaacatgttccggaaaTGAGACTTAATGtcatttcaacaggcattcttgatgatgatggttatcatAGCAGTTTTgataatggtatttggaaactaactcttggttctatgatagtggaagaggcaagaaagactcaaaatTATACATTACGCGTCCAAAGATTCTCCAAAACATTGTTAACGCTGTGGACAGTGTTGACTCTACTgatttgtggcataaaagacttggccgcatgagtgaaaaggggatgtctatcttatttaagaagaatgtgttgtcgggtgttagtgatattaatttgagtaagtgctctcactgtttggcagggaaacagaccagagttgtgtttaagagtcattctccttttcgaatggagagcGTACTTGACCTAGTGCATTCAGATGTTTGTTGGCCTATGAAGattaggacacttggtggatgttcctactttgttacattcattgatgatcattccaggaaggtgtgggttacaccttaaagtcaaaggatcaagtatttgaaaagtttaaggaatttcatgccCTAGTTGAAAGGCAAATGGGGAAGAagctcaagtgtattcggactgataatggcggcgAATACATTGGaagatttgatgcttattgtaaggagaattgTATCCGGCATCAGAAGACCTC
This window of the Rutidosis leptorrhynchoides isolate AG116_Rl617_1_P2 chromosome 7, CSIRO_AGI_Rlap_v1, whole genome shotgun sequence genome carries:
- the LOC139859349 gene encoding uncharacterized protein; this translates as MAFMCGSFANQEDDFVASWSIPPTPKKKLTKRRHSFCSRSKKDHNNPYSNRGLDKFEALLADLDGKRQKIYTQKGSEDISLIRFVYSNSNDVKPIVVKIKDHRKQEKDIDNQHQHILDNTKTSLQSPKHEVSDEKVVQPTKVPFFDNYKRLISVGQLRKKLGEWWKPWYSLPFFLILILVFLVFFERSFAILCTSLGWYMVPSINRTSENLKRRPKKMVKKVFDRV
- the LOC139857786 gene encoding uncharacterized protein; its protein translation is MSNNNQSLTSLLPTETLDLETGLSLTPRFKLNLTIYRSDTSVKPLDEWQLKTSIINFLKSTFSVTVPEHDLHVRKFKDLKKRKREDPVARGTLFIRELGFLSKYNGDEQEKKVNEWKKNVVAKLDGIELSLAGVRFKLSVDVPKSDEFDEIRKEWEEIEAFGADRGYSRGRKREPDTIVLRGLPSRWFAETRVSSKPSMLVTHTIFSTLGKIRNLDVAEDDGFGKDEDNEDIVPGLQCKIVVRFEDHKEFSKAFKVLCGRSLQKQGSRLMADYEVTWDKDDFFRNARSQNEANSRSISKSYDGNYRSETVRYQSHVPRYSENNSRSKRFKE